The genome window CGGCGTGCTCTGGTTGAAAGTGGCGGGGCCGCGTAGCATGGGGCGTTGGATTGGCACTCCGTGTGAGGAGTGGCAGGAGGCTTCCCATCTCGGGGATAGGACTATGCGCTGGAATCTGCTGAGCGCGCTTGCGATCGTTCTGATCGGGACGGTCTTCGCGTCTCTGGTTTCAGGTCAGGAAACACCCCCCGCACCGGCTGGGCCGACGCTCGATCAGTTACAGCTGCAGGTCAAGAAGGACTTCGATCGCTTCGAGAAGTCGCTGTTCAATGTGGCCGAAGGGCTGCGGAAGACGGAGCCCGATCGGGCGGAACTGCTCTATCGGGCGCGGACCCAGAGCGAGACCCAGCGGCTGGCGGACGAGATGGCCGCCATCGCCGACCTGCTGGAAAAGAAAGCACGCAAGCCGGGGGAAGAGGCTTCGTCTCTCTACGGCCGGGCTGGCGAACGGCAGGAAGAACTTCTGGCCCGCCTGGAGCAGTTGCTCAAGATCCTCCAGAGCGAGAACGAGCGGGAGCGGATCAACAAGGAGATCGCCCGGATCCAGGATCTCCTCAAGGATACGAACCGGATCATCGGCAAACAGAAGGACGTGCGGGCCGATACCGGCCGCGGCGGAAAGCCAGGCCAGAATCTCGAAGAGGCTCAGGAGTCGGTCGAGAAGGACGCGCGGAAGCTCGCCGATAAGATTGACCGGCACGATGCCGAGCAGACCGGAAAGCCGTCGCCGTCGGGGAAGCCGATGGACGGCAAGAGCCCTCCGGAGAGCAAGCCCGGCGAAGCCAAGCCGGGTGAGTCGAAACCGGGGGAATCCAAACCGGGTGAATCGAAGCCCGGAGACCAGAAACCGGGCGAGGAGAAGAAAACCGGCGAGCCGAAGCCGAACGAACAGAAGCCGGGCGATCCCAAGCCCGGCGACATGCCGCCCATGCCCGGATCGCCGATGGATGGCAAACCGTCCGACGGCAAGCCGATGCCCGGCAGCCCCTCCCAGCCGGGACGGCCGATGCCGATGGGGGAATCGAAGCCGGGGGATTCCGACCCCAAGGCCCCGCAGCAGGGGGAGCCGTCCGGTCCCCAGGAGCCGCAGCGGACCCAGGGACGCGAGGAACTGGAGAAGGCCCGCCGGGAGATGCAGAACGCCATCGAGGAGCTTAAGAAAAAGAAGCTCAATGAGGCGTCGAAAGACCAGGACGACGCGATCGCCCAGCTCGAGCAGATGAAGGCCCGGCTCGAGGAGATCCTGCGGCAGCTCCGCCAGGAGGAGAAGGACATTTATCTGGCGATGCTGGAGACGCGGCTGCAGAAGATGCTCCGCGCTCAGCTCAAGATCAACACGGAGACGACCCGCCTGGAGTCGGTCGACAAGGCGGCCCGCGGCTCCCAGACGACCGCCCTCTCGCGAGATGAGGCGGGGAACGCCATCGAGGCGGACAAGACCCTGAACCTGCTCAAGGAGGAGGGTTCGTCGGTTGCCTTTCCGGAGGCGGTCGAGCAGATGCGGGACAACATGCGGCTTGTGACCGGCCGGCTGGAGAAGGCCGACACGGGGGAGACGACGCAGCTCATCGAGCAGATGATCGTCGAAGGTCTCGAGGAGATGCTGCTCGCCATCCAGAAGGAAATGGAAAAGTCCCGGCAGGAGAAGAACAAACCCAAGCAGGGGCAGCAGGGGGGGGAGCCGCAGGACCCCTCCCTCGTCGAGACCATTCAGGAACTCAAGATGATCCGGTCGCTGCAGAATCAGGTGAACCGCCTGACGCGGCAGGTCGGCATCCAGGTCGACGGAGAGCAGGCGACCGAGCCGGACACGATCAAATTGATCGACGACCTCGCCCGCCGCCAGCGCCGGATCCAGGAGGCGACGTATGATCTTTCGACGGGGAAAAACAAGTAGACTTCGTCCGGTCTCCGGATACCGTTGAGGAGTCCGTCGCGTGCGGGAACTGGCAGGGAGGGGGAGCGGGAGGCAAAAACCTCGCGGTCCCCTTCAGACGGACTGATCGGGGCAGGATGGATCTGCCGAAGAGACAATTTGGGAGAACGCGATGCGCGTCGCCGCGACAATGGTGCTGAGCCTCGTTTTGGGCTCCACGGCTCTGGCCGCGGAGGTGTTCGCTCCCCAGACCACGGATCAGGCCAAGGCGGCGACCCGGCAGTGGCTCGCCACGCGGCAGATTTCCGATTCCGCCCTCCTGGGCCAGCTCGACACGCTGTGGCAGTTCCCGAGCGCCGAGCCGACGCCGGCTGAGCGGTTCGACGCCGTGATGCAGACCTTCTACTCCGTCGACCCGGATGTCCGGCAGCTCGTCGACGCCTGCCGGGGGCTCGCTCCCCGGTTCTGGATGAACGACTTCGCGGCGATCGCCTCGCACCGCAACGACCCGTTCTATTCGCAGAACGTGCGCTACTTCTATGCCCGCTACCTCACGGTCCTGACGCTGTACGAGGAAGCGCTCGACCTGTTCAACGAGATTGAGCCGGAGCAGGTGGTCGATCCGGCGGGATGCCTGTTCTTCAAGGCGGTCTGCGAGCATAGCCTCCTGCAGAAAGACGAGGGGCTCAAGACGATCGCCCTCCTGACCGGAAGCACGCAGGACGTCCCCGCCCGCTACACCCAGGTTGCGGAGCTGATGAAGTTGGACTTGGAAGGGCTCAAAGAAAAGTCGCTCTCGGAAGTCGCCCGCCAGATGGACGACGTCGAGCGGCGGCTGGCCCTTGGCCGGGCGGGGGAGAAGGTGCAGCGCGTCGAGGAGAAGATCATTTCGACGCTCGACGAGATCATCAAGAAGCTGGAAGAGCAGCAGGGTGGGGGCGGAGGAGGCGCGGGGAACGCCGGAAATGCCGCTCCCAGCAACCCGGCGGACGAATCGTACGTGGGCGGGATCAAGGGGCCCGGCGAAGTCGATCCGAAGAAGGCGGGCCACAAGGACAACTGGGGCAATCTGCCCCCCAAGGCCCAGGCGACGGCCAAGAACATGCTCGACCGCCAGTTCCCGCCGCACTACCGGCAGGCGGTCGAGGAGTATCTCAAGAAGCTGGCGGACCGTCAGGCACCGTCGCGGTAACAGCTTTGGTCTCGCACGCTGCTCAGCGCTACGTCAGGCGGACGGTAGAGGGGGACTCGCGTCTCCGATCGGCTGCTCGAAGAAGTCTTCGCCCGCTGCCCGGGGCGACCACTCGGCGCTGCTTCGGGGCTGGGTTGCGATTCCGGCCAGTCGGAGAAAGTTCGCCAGCAGGGCGTGGCCGTGCTCCGTCAGGATCGCCTCCGGGTGGAACTGCACGCCGTAGAGGGGCCATTCCCGGTGAGCGAGTCCCATGATGAGTCCGGACTCGGTCCGGGCCGTGACGGTCAGCTCCGGCGGCAGGTTCTGGTCGGAGACGATCAAGGAGTGATATCGGGTGGCGCGGAAGGGACTCGGCAGACCGGCAAAGACGTCAACCCCCTCGTGGCTGACGAGCGACGTCCGGCCGTGCCGCGGTTCCGGACTGCGGGTCACCTCGCCCCCCAGGGCCTGGCCGATCGCCTGATGGCCGAGGCAGACCCCCAGAATCGGGATACGGCCGCCGAGCCGGCGAACGACGTCCAGCGTGATCCCGGCCTCGTCCGGCGTGCAGGGGCCGGGCGAGAGAATGATGGCCCGCGGCGGTTGCCGCTCGATCTCCTCCACGCTCGTTGCGTCGTTACGAACGACCGAGGTTTCGGTCCCCAGCTCCTCCAGGTACCGGGCGAGGTTGAAGACGAAGCTGTCGTAGTTGTCGAGCAGAAGGACCATGGATCGTCCGGACCGGGCTGTCATCGCGCGACGGGCAACAGGATGAACGCATCGAGGCTCGTCGCCCTCATTATTCGTACGTGAGCTGTGCGGAGAACGTCCCATCCCGATCGGCCGTCGTGCGGAGCCAGTACGCCTCGAAGCCGGCCGGGAACTCGTGCGTCACGGTTTCCCCGGCCTGGACCGCCAGCTCGCGATAAGTTCGCCACGTCCCGCTGCCGGTGATGTCGAGTTCGACCCGCATCCGAACGGGATCCCGGGAGGAGTTGGTGAGCGTGAGCGTCTTCCGGTCGTAGCCGGTCATGAGGTAGGGATCGGAGGGAGCGTCCTTGGCGACCGCTGTCTCCATCCACGGCCCGCCGTAGCCGCGGGGCTTCCCCATCCGCCAGACGTCGTCGATCGCTCCGACCCACAAAGCGCAGCGGCGATCGGCCGACCGGACGATGTGGGGGTTCCCCTCCGGGAGGTCCGGCGAGAGGCCGGTCATCACGAACAGGCCCCGGTAGGAGCAGAAGTCGTGAATTCGATAGCCGTGCGTCGCGACCGGCCGGACCTTGGCGAAGCCCCCCGCGTTCTCGGCCGGCAGCTCGTAGAACGTGCCGTGAGCGCTGAACAGGTCCCGCTCAGTGGCGACTTCCCGGGCAACCCGCTGCGGGCCGATCCACGAGACCCCGTCGAATCCCTTCTGGCTCCGCGGCAGCCGCCAGCGATGGCCCCCGTCGTCGACAAAGATTACGGAAGCGCTGTCTGCGGTCAGCACTTGGTCCGGGATCGCCGCCTTCTCGGCCGTGTAGGCGAGGGTGGCGGGGTCGTTGACCGGCGACAGTGTCAGCGATTCGTCCAGCTCGTAGTATTCGGACGGCGCGACCGACTCACCGTCGACCAGTTTCCGGACGACGCTCAGCGTCCGCTTGTTCTTGTCCCGGGCGCGGACCAGCCCGCCGAGTGACGCGGAATCCGCGGCTTCGGTCAGACCGGCAAAGATCGGATTGGACGCGGTAGTCCGCGGATCCGGCTCCGAGAAATGGAACGTGGCGGTTACCTTCTTCAGCGGCCCCCGGCTCGACAGCCGGAGCCACTCGCCCGATTCCGTGATCTCCTCCCAGCGATGCTCGCCTGGGGCGAGCGTCCAGCGCTTCCAGGCGGTCCAGTTCCCGGTACCGTCGCGGTCCATCTCGGCCTCGATCGTGGCCGGCTCCGTCCCCTGGTGGCCGATCGAGAGGTGCCGCCGAGGATACCCGGCGATGAGGTACGGCTCGGTGACAGCTCCCGCGGCAACGTCTTCCTCCAGCCAGAGCGCCCCGCGGCCGAGGACCGGGCCGAAGTCGTCGAGCTGCTTCGATTCGAGAAACCAGAGGTTTGACTGCGACTGCGGGCCGGGGATCTCTCCCTTGGCCTTCCGCTTGTTGAGGAACTCGTTGTGGGCCGTGTCGTCGCAACCCAGGACGATCCGGTCCTGCCAGCGGCAGAAGTCTCCGACGACCTTAAGGTAGGTGGATCGCGGGGCGATCCCCTTGGCATTGGCCGGCGTGAAGTTGCGAGGGAACCGCCAGAACGCGCCGTGCATCGTCATGAGAAGATCGTCCTCGCCGACCTCCCGGATGCGGGGCCACTCCGTGTTCCAGCCGTGGGCACCGTCGTAGCTGTGACTCGCTTTGGGGAGCCGGTAGGAGTGCCACTTGCCCCCGTGCAGGACCATCAGGATCAGCGAGCGGTGGTCCCAGCCGACGCTCCAGATCGGATCGTCCGGGCGTTCGTTCCCGATGATTCCGCCGGGGCCGGTCACCTCGGTAAACTGATTGCGGCGGACGACATGCCAGTCCTCCCCCGGTCCGGTCCATTCGGCCAGGACGCCGGATTCGATGTCCGGCCGTTGACGGGCCAGGGGGCTGTTCTCGCCGTTGTTCGCGTAGATCAGCCGCCCCTGTCCACTGTAGAGCCCCTTGCCGTGGTATCCCGGCAGCAGGCTCCCGCCATGGTCCTTCTGGCGGTTGCCGTCCTCATAGAGCTGCGTCACCGCGAGCGTGCGGACGTCGACCTCGTAGAACCCCTCCTCCATCGTCGCGTAGTAGATCTTGTCCGCCGGCGCCATGAGGTGCCGCGCGTTGCCGGTCAGCCGCCCGAACATCTCCTTGGGGGGAATGACCCGCACCTGCCGCTGCGCGTCGATGACGTAGGGGCCAATGAAGAGCTGCTGCGACTCCCGGTGGATCATCCGGTTGGCGGGCGTTCCGCCGACGCTCTCCGGCCGGACCGTCTGCCGCAGCTCCGGGGTGATCTCGTAGAGCTTGTCCGACGAGCCGTTCGGAAGATGCGGTCCGTAGGTGATGACCCACAACCGGTCGGCCCAGGGGACCACGGCGCCGGTCCCGCATTCCCCCTCGTTGTTGAACATCGCCAGGTGCGGATAGATCCCGCTCACCTGCGGCCGGGGTGGATTCGCAGGGGGATCGGCGGCACGGAGCGGGCGGCCCCCGGCGAACAGGGCGAGAGCGAGGAGGAGAGCGCGAGCACGCATGGAACAGGACTCGTCGGAGAACACGACACCGCCGCCCGAATCGCTCCGACGCGTGGGCCGTCGCAGGGGGGCGGCGGGGCAGGGTAACCGGTTCGGCCCGTCACTGGTTAGTCGGAGGGGTGGGCCCGGTGCCTGGCGCCGCTGTCTGGAGGCGGCTGAGCGCCTCCTGGACTTCGGCCGCCGCCTCGGTGTCGGGGTACTGTTCCAGGAACTTTTCCATCTGCCCCTGGACCGACTTCGGCGAGAATTTGCTGCCGGAGACCTTTTGTTTCAGAGCGTGGAGGGCCTTGTCCGCGTTGAGTTCCTTCTTGACCCCCTCTGATCCCTTGAGCTCCTTGAGGTCGATCCCGACGGTCGCGGGAAGCGTGTACCCCTTGAAGCGGGTCGGGAGCTCCATGAGCGTCTTGTAGGCCTTCCAGGTGTCTCCTGAACTCTTGGCTTCGCTCGCCTGTGTCATGGCGGCCTGCAGCTCGGCGTCGACCGCCCCCTGGAGCTTCTCGGCGCCCGCCTTGATGTCCTCTTTCGGCGAGGCCAGGTTCCGCTTCAGAACGGCCGCGGCCGGCGCGAAGTTCCCGAATTCGATCTGTTGCCACGTCGGACGCAGGGCGACCGGGATCTCCTTGGGATCGATCTTCCACTTCCCGGTCGGAGCGACCTTGTCCGCCGCTTCGCCGATTTCAAAGTTTCCGTGCTCCGCGAATGTCCCGTCCCCGCTGAGCACCTTGATCTGGTGGATGTTCTGCAGGCTGATCTCCCTGACGTCGCTCGCCTTCTCGAACGACCGGTCGGTGTCGACCAGGACCGGCCAGTCGATCTTGTTCCGCCGCAGGTACTGCTCGACGGTCGGGCGGCTGGTGCCGGAGCAGACCGCCACGAACAGGACCGGCTCCCCTTCGTGCTTCTTCGCCGTCTCCAGCAGCTCGGGCCACTTCGCCTCGCACGTGGGGCAGGTCTCCTCGAAGTACCAGAAGACGACCGCCTTGTCCTTGAGGATCTCCGTCGTCAGCGGGGGCGAGTTGAGCCACTGCTGCGGCGCGGCGGGGAGGGACGGGAGAGTTTTCGCCGGCTCCTGGCCGAACGCGGCCTGAGTCGACACAGTCAGAAACAGCACCAGCGAACGCGAGAATGCCATGAGCGACCCCGAGCGGAGTGAAGGCGAAGATGGACCGGAATGGCGCAGAAAGGTCTCTGGAGGATACCGTCCGGATCGCCCCGAAAACATCGGGCGCTCGTTCGTCCTTTTCATAGTGCACGAAGAAGTTCGACCGATCACCGTCGTGTCCGGACGCCATGCTGGACACGAATTCCATTATATTGCACAATTCGTCCATTCCCGTGAAACACCGAGGACGCAGCATGTACGGCCGCTTTCAGGACCACCTTCAGAACGAACTCTCCGGGATCCGGACCGCGGGGCTGTACAAGCCCGAACGGGTGATCACGACGCCGCAGTCGGCCCACATCTCCGTGGCCGGCGGCGAGGGGAAGCGGGTCGTCAACCTGTGCGCGAACAACTACCTCGGGCTGTCGGACGACCCGCGGATCGTCGAGGCGGCCGCGCGGGGGCTGAAGGAGTGGGGCTTCGGGCTCTCCTCCGTCCGGTTCATCTGCGGGACGCAGCAGATTCACAAGGAACTGGAGCGGAAGCTGAGCGAGTTCCTGGGGACCGAGGACACGATCCTCTATTCGTCGTGCTTCGACGCCAACGGCGGACTGTTCGAGACCCTGCTGACGGCGGAAGACGCGATCATCTCGGACGAGTTAAACCACGCCAGCATCATCGACGGTGTCCGGCTCTGTAAGGCGCAGCGGTTCCGCTACCGGAACAACGACATGGCGGACCTCGAGGAAAAACTCCGGGCGGCTCAGTCGGCCCGATTCCGGATGATCGCCACCGACGGCGTCTTCTCGATGGACGGCTACCTGGCGAACCTGCCGGCGATCTGCGACCTCGCGGACAAGTACAACGCCCTCGTGATGGTCGACGACTCGCATGCCGTCGGGTTCACCGGCCCGAAGGGGCGGGGAACGCCTGAGCGGTTCGGCGTCATGGACCGGATCGACATCCTGACCGGGACGCTCGGCAAGGCACTCGGCGGGGCGAGCGGGGGGTACACGAGCGGACGCAGGGAGATCATCGAACTGCTGCGGCAGCGGTCCCGGCCGTACCTGTTCTCGAACTCCCTGGCGCCGGTCATCGTGGCGGCCAGCATCGCGACGCTCGACCTGTTGACCGCCTCGACGGAGCTGCGGGACACGCTCGAAGCGAACACACGATTCTTCCGGGAAGAAATCCAGCGGGTCGGCCTGACCGTCCTGCCGGGCGAGCATCCGATTGCGCCGGTCATGCTCGGGGATGCCCGCCTGGCCGCCCAGATGGCCGAGAAGCTGCTGGAACGGGGAGTCTATGTGATCGGTTTCTCGTACCCGGTGGTGCCGCAGGGGAAGGCCCGGATCCGGACGCAGGTTTCCGCCGCCCACAGCCGCGACGACCTGAAATTTGCCGTCGAACAGTTCGCCGCGGTGAAGCGCGAGCTCGGGATTTAGCCGGCTGAGGTGGCCTTCGGAACTCGTGTCGTTGACGGACTTACCGCGTTTGGGAATGGGTTTCCCGGTCTCTTGAAAGGGCCTGGGGGTTCTGTCATAACCATCGCGTCGGTCATGGGGAATGCAGCGGGTCGCAAGCATTTTCCATGGTGTTTCAGCGATCGAAACTCCTTTCGGACTGCCGTTGCATGACGCCGATCCTGGCCGCCCGGACCATTTCCGAAGCGCTTCAGGGCTTTCTGTCGCCCGGCGTGGCGACATTCCTGGCCGCCCTGATCCACATCACGCTTCTCGGCCTGTTCTTCGGCCTCCCCGCGTTCTTCTTCATCTGGGCTGAGCGAAAGGTCGCCGGCCGGATTCAGGACCGCCTCGGTCCCACCCGCGTCGGGGGCCGCTTCGGCTGGCTCCAGTCGCTGGCCGACGGCGTCAAGCTGATCCAGAAGGAAGACCTCGCTCCCGAGACCGCCGACAAGATGCTGTTTCGGTTGGCCCCCTACCTGACGGTCGTGGCGGCCTTCGCCGCCTTCCTGTTTGTTCCGTTCAGCGCCGGCTGGGTGGCGATGTCGCTCGACGTCGGCCTGTTCCTGGCTCTCGCGGTCCTGTCGGTCGAAGTCCTGGGGATCGTGCTGGCGGGATACTCCAGCGGGTCCAAGTGGTCCCTCTTCGGCGGGATGCGGGAAACGGCCCAGATGGTGAGCTACGAAGTTCCCCTCGGGCTGACCGCGGTCATTCCCGTGGCGATCGCCGGCTCGATGAATCTGAACGAGATCGGCCAGATGCAGTCCGGCTGGTTCACGAACTGGTTCATTTTCTACAACCCGTTCACGTTCATCGCCTTCTTCGTCTTCTTTACGGTGACCCTCGCCAGCAACAAGCGGGCGCCGTTCGACCTGGCTGAGGCCGAGAGCGAGCTGGTCGGTGGTTTTCACACCGAATACAGCGGGATGCGGTGGTCGTTCTTCTTCCTGGCCGAATACGCCGCCATGTTCCTCGTGAGCATGCTCGGGTCGCTGCTGTTCCTCGGCGGCTGGTGGACCGGGATCGCCCCGATCGACCAGTTCTTCATCAATCTGCCGTTCCCGTACCTCGATCGTGTTCTCGGGTTCTTTGTCCTGATGACCAAGACCGGGATGCTGGTCTTCGTCCAGATCTGGATCCGCTGGACGCTGCCGCGGCTTCGGATTGACCAGGTCATGACGACCTGCCTCAAGTACCTTGTTCCAATCAGCTGCTTCCTGTTCCTGGGGTCGACCGTCTGGTCGCTCATGCTTCCCGGCCGGCCGATCTTCGGTCAGCCGCTCGGCCTCCGCGTTCCCGTTCCCGCTCGCGTGACCACCACTTCGGCGGACCCGTCCGCTCCGAAGTCGACCACTCCGCCACCCGCTCCCGCCCATCACTCCGGCCTCGAATCCGACGCCGCGAAGTCTCTGGCGGCGCGTGACGGCGAGGCCCACGCGGGGAGCGGACGCTGATTATGGAAACACTTCTGTTTGCGATCTTCGCGGCCGGCGTGTGCGGCGGGGCTCTGGCGGTGGTCTTCAGCCAGAACGTCGTCCGCATGGCGTTCTGGCTCATCATCTCGCTGAGTTCGACGGCCGGCCTGTTCTTCATGCTCGGGGCCGACTTCATCGGCGCGACGCAGATCCTGATCTACGTCGGCGGGACGGTCGTGCTCCTGATCTTCGGGGTCATGCTCACGGCGACCGGGCCGTACCTCAATCTCAAGTCGAGTCCGGGGGACATCGTCACGGCCCTGGCGGTCGGCGGGCTGTTCCTGGCGATGGTCGCCTTCAGCGTCAGCCGGGTCGACTGGGACGGCAACAACGCCAAGCTCGTGGCCAAGTACGGCGGGCTCCCCGCTGAGAAGGCCGGTTACAACCAACTCGGGGAAGGGAAGACCGCCCGCGACCTGGGGGCGGCCCTGACCGGGCTGCGGTTCGACGAAGACCTCGGTGCTCCGCAGCGGACGATCAGCACCGGTTACCTGCTCCCGTTCGAAATCGTCTCGATCCATCTCCTGGTGGTGCTGATCGGGGCCTCCTATCTGGCCCGGGCCAAGCGGCGGGTTCTCCCTCCGCAGGCGTAGTCGTTCGAGTTTCGGCGTCATCCTCCTCGAGGTCACCCCCATGCAAAGCGTCGGACTTCAGGCGTACCTGCTCGTCTCGGCCGTCCTCTTCGTGTCGGGCGTGCTGTGCATGGCCACCAAGCGGAACGGGATCGCCGTCCTGATGGGGGTCGAACTCGTTCTCAACGGGGCGAACCTGAACCTCGTCGCCTTTTCGCGGTTCGGCCGGCTGGGGCTCGACGCCCAGGTGATGGCGATGTTCGTGATCGTTCTCGCCGCGGCGGAAGCGGCCGTGGCCCTCGCGATCGCCCTCAACTTTTACAACAACCACATGACGATCGACGTCGACCGGGCCAGCGAGCTCCGCGGATAGCCGCTCCCTCGCGTTTCGCACACCCCGCGCGGCCGCCACAGCCGCGCGACACTCGATAGAACCGAAACTCATGTTGCTCGCCGAAACGACATCCACCGTGAGTGCCGCGATCGAGCAGTACCACGCGACCGCCGGCACGCTGAAGACGCTGCTCGGGATCGCCTGGCTGTTGCCGCTGGCGGGGTTCGCCATCGAGATCTTCGCCGGATACTGGGGCGAGCGGAAATCGAAGGTCGCCGCCTACATGGCGATCGGCTGCATCGCCACCGGCTTCCTCTGCAGCGCGGCGGCCCTGACGACTTGGCTCAAGGCGACGGCGGACGTCCGCCATCCCGCCGCGGCGGAGCACCACGACGAACACGGCGCGGGCGGGGGAGCTCACGCGAAGGACGAGCACGCCAAGGCGGACCACGCCCACGCGACCGCCACGGCGGCGGACGCGGCACACGGGACGGATGCCGGGCACGCGGCCGATCATCACGACGAACACCACGCGAACAACCCGTTCGCCACCGGCTTTTCCGGCACCTTCTACGAACTGGCGGTCTACGGCACTCAGAAGTTCGCCATCGACTACTACATCGACGGCCTGACGGTCACGATGTTCACGATGGTCACGCTGATCGCGACCTGCATCCATATCTTCGCGTCGGGGTACATGAGCGATGAGCTGACCGAGCGCTACGAGGACCATCAGGTCCATCTGTCGGGCGGCCGGCACTTCCATCGGCCGGGCCGGTTCTACCGGTTCTTCGCCTTCCTCTCGCTGTTCTGCTTCTCGATGCTCGGCCTCGTGATCGCCGGGAACATCTTCCAGGTCTTCGTCTTCTGGGAGCTGGTGGGGGTCTGCAGTTACTTCCTGATCGGCTTCTACGTCGAACGGAAGTCCGCCAGCACGGCCGCCAACAAGGCGTTCATCATGAACCGCGTCGGGGACTTCGGGTTCCTGATCGGCCTGATGGTCCTCTGGACCTATTTCGGCACGTTCCAGTTCGCCAACACCGACAAGTCGACCGCAGGGCAGCCCGGCCTGTTCCAGATGGTCCGCAACGCGGAGGGGCAGATCGACGTCGAAGGGGAAGGGCGGCAGGCGGTGGTTCACCTCCAGTCCGGCCACGGAACGCGATGGACCGACCCGGTCTCGAACGAGCCGCGGACGATTCCCTACTGGCTGCTCGTCGTCGCGGGGCTCGGCGTGTTCGGCGGGTGCATCGGCAAGAGCGCCCAGTTCCCGCTCCAGACGTGGCTTCCGGACGCGATGGAAGGGCCGACGCCGGTCTCCGCCCTCGTCCACTCCGCCACGATGGTCGCCGCCGGCGTTTACCTCGCCGGCCGGTTCTATCCGATGTTCACCCCCGAGGTGCTGCTGACGATC of Planctomyces sp. SH-PL14 contains these proteins:
- a CDS encoding anthranilate synthase component II, encoding MVLLLDNYDSFVFNLARYLEELGTETSVVRNDATSVEEIERQPPRAIILSPGPCTPDEAGITLDVVRRLGGRIPILGVCLGHQAIGQALGGEVTRSPEPRHGRTSLVSHEGVDVFAGLPSPFRATRYHSLIVSDQNLPPELTVTARTESGLIMGLAHREWPLYGVQFHPEAILTEHGHALLANFLRLAGIATQPRSSAEWSPRAAGEDFFEQPIGDASPPLPSA
- a CDS encoding TlpA family protein disulfide reductase, yielding MAFSRSLVLFLTVSTQAAFGQEPAKTLPSLPAAPQQWLNSPPLTTEILKDKAVVFWYFEETCPTCEAKWPELLETAKKHEGEPVLFVAVCSGTSRPTVEQYLRRNKIDWPVLVDTDRSFEKASDVREISLQNIHQIKVLSGDGTFAEHGNFEIGEAADKVAPTGKWKIDPKEIPVALRPTWQQIEFGNFAPAAAVLKRNLASPKEDIKAGAEKLQGAVDAELQAAMTQASEAKSSGDTWKAYKTLMELPTRFKGYTLPATVGIDLKELKGSEGVKKELNADKALHALKQKVSGSKFSPKSVQGQMEKFLEQYPDTEAAAEVQEALSRLQTAAPGTGPTPPTNQ
- a CDS encoding glycine C-acetyltransferase, with amino-acid sequence MYGRFQDHLQNELSGIRTAGLYKPERVITTPQSAHISVAGGEGKRVVNLCANNYLGLSDDPRIVEAAARGLKEWGFGLSSVRFICGTQQIHKELERKLSEFLGTEDTILYSSCFDANGGLFETLLTAEDAIISDELNHASIIDGVRLCKAQRFRYRNNDMADLEEKLRAAQSARFRMIATDGVFSMDGYLANLPAICDLADKYNALVMVDDSHAVGFTGPKGRGTPERFGVMDRIDILTGTLGKALGGASGGYTSGRREIIELLRQRSRPYLFSNSLAPVIVAASIATLDLLTASTELRDTLEANTRFFREEIQRVGLTVLPGEHPIAPVMLGDARLAAQMAEKLLERGVYVIGFSYPVVPQGKARIRTQVSAAHSRDDLKFAVEQFAAVKRELGI
- the nuoH gene encoding NADH-quinone oxidoreductase subunit NuoH, with the protein product MTPILAARTISEALQGFLSPGVATFLAALIHITLLGLFFGLPAFFFIWAERKVAGRIQDRLGPTRVGGRFGWLQSLADGVKLIQKEDLAPETADKMLFRLAPYLTVVAAFAAFLFVPFSAGWVAMSLDVGLFLALAVLSVEVLGIVLAGYSSGSKWSLFGGMRETAQMVSYEVPLGLTAVIPVAIAGSMNLNEIGQMQSGWFTNWFIFYNPFTFIAFFVFFTVTLASNKRAPFDLAEAESELVGGFHTEYSGMRWSFFFLAEYAAMFLVSMLGSLLFLGGWWTGIAPIDQFFINLPFPYLDRVLGFFVLMTKTGMLVFVQIWIRWTLPRLRIDQVMTTCLKYLVPISCFLFLGSTVWSLMLPGRPIFGQPLGLRVPVPARVTTTSADPSAPKSTTPPPAPAHHSGLESDAAKSLAARDGEAHAGSGR
- a CDS encoding NADH-quinone oxidoreductase subunit J, yielding METLLFAIFAAGVCGGALAVVFSQNVVRMAFWLIISLSSTAGLFFMLGADFIGATQILIYVGGTVVLLIFGVMLTATGPYLNLKSSPGDIVTALAVGGLFLAMVAFSVSRVDWDGNNAKLVAKYGGLPAEKAGYNQLGEGKTARDLGAALTGLRFDEDLGAPQRTISTGYLLPFEIVSIHLLVVLIGASYLARAKRRVLPPQA
- the nuoK gene encoding NADH-quinone oxidoreductase subunit NuoK, translating into MQSVGLQAYLLVSAVLFVSGVLCMATKRNGIAVLMGVELVLNGANLNLVAFSRFGRLGLDAQVMAMFVIVLAAAEAAVALAIALNFYNNHMTIDVDRASELRG
- the nuoL gene encoding NADH-quinone oxidoreductase subunit L yields the protein MLLAETTSTVSAAIEQYHATAGTLKTLLGIAWLLPLAGFAIEIFAGYWGERKSKVAAYMAIGCIATGFLCSAAALTTWLKATADVRHPAAAEHHDEHGAGGGAHAKDEHAKADHAHATATAADAAHGTDAGHAADHHDEHHANNPFATGFSGTFYELAVYGTQKFAIDYYIDGLTVTMFTMVTLIATCIHIFASGYMSDELTERYEDHQVHLSGGRHFHRPGRFYRFFAFLSLFCFSMLGLVIAGNIFQVFVFWELVGVCSYFLIGFYVERKSASTAANKAFIMNRVGDFGFLIGLMVLWTYFGTFQFANTDKSTAGQPGLFQMVRNAEGQIDVEGEGRQAVVHLQSGHGTRWTDPVSNEPRTIPYWLLVVAGLGVFGGCIGKSAQFPLQTWLPDAMEGPTPVSALVHSATMVAAGVYLAGRFYPMFTPEVLLTIAYVGCITLFVGATIAIVATDIKKVLAYSTISQLGYMMLALGVGGWLAGLFHLITHAFFKSLMFLCSGSVIHGCHHEQEMPKMGGLLKKMPITAITMLIGVIAIAGLAIPGTAIAFSGYHSKDAILASSLGFFSLNPKHSLLFMMPLITAGITSFYMFRLWFMTFLGKPRDQHVYDHAHESPWVMTAPLIVLSFFAIFCAVGGEAGPLASLVSTAEPVHVGGGLTNAGMLGHSFPSHHQIHEYHATAGTLALLAATLGMLLSYVFYGMGAIDPASIRSAFPAVYRFLQNKWEFDDLYDAMFTKPVHIVSRWATAFDKHVLDALIHAAAKTVVAVATVDRQFDEKVVDRIVNVFGETTQSVGHALKNVQTGRLRQYVTFIALGVVSLFLLMFAFLPRS